Part of the Cydia pomonella isolate Wapato2018A chromosome 20, ilCydPomo1, whole genome shotgun sequence genome is shown below.
AACATGCACAATGAAAATACACAATTATTTTATCTTGTTTAAGGACGTTCGCGTTAATTCCGAACTTAGAGTGCGTCGGCGCCTTTATGGTATCAAATCCGAAAGGCGACTGCCCCCGCGATATGTTTACCACTGGTCAACTGCGCTAGAAGCATTAATTAGACCGGCATACTTAGGCCAATGTCATTAAAATTACTGTTTGGGAAAAGTTGCAGTGACAAGTGCAATTGGCCTTAGAtgtcattaaaaatattgaaatggtATTTTGTAGGGTATAAATTCGCAGGTACGGCCGTTATGTATGGCCGTCAGCTCGAAGCGGTATTATCATATTAGACCGCGAGCCAAGAAcaaatttccatgaccaatcgcctcccgggcgacaACTcctatagtggttaacggctatgtatgatgaaccctcgtggatgTCAGCTGCCGATCCGTTGGTGGGTAGAGGAATAGCGGcgcccgaaaaaaaaaatcgtcatcgcctcccgtttgatactttgtcaggtGATAGTTGAGATGCTattgttagtttaaaaaaagcgTCAGCAGACataagtggtaaggcgcgtgtTTTTTACTtgttcatgtgaccagctgacgatctttccaccgcgatataaACGGCTGACCTGTCGTCTTTGGAATTCACGCCCTAAACATCAGACACGCTCCAAGTAAGTTTTCTTCCAAGCGAATGTTACGTAttaagcatttgctaaaacagGAGTTCTAATAATattcatcaatattatatttatttatagtatgtatgtatgtatgcctGTCTTATATTTATAGTGTGTATGAATTGTTTGTACGGTCACATCTGAAATTTCGAtatggacaaagtgccaaaaatatgtatacaatactCTAATATATGGgtcataaagtcgtgtatacatatttttggcacttagatcgtgtcgatgttttcagacgtgactgtatttatgtgatatatgtagtttataagtatattattattatatttttttttatgtaataggctgcaaacgagcagacgagccgcctgatgggaagcagtcatcgccgcccatggacataagcaacatattagtttgcttttctttttaatttaatgattaTGTTTTCTCTCTCTACACCAATTGTGAGTGTCTCTATTTGGCCCtatgattgactggtagagaatgccatttggcattaaatcCACCATTTGtatattgttgtatatattttgtgcaattaagtttaaataaataaataaataatttttggaTCCCACAGTTCAAAAGTTACACTTTTTTTTGGACTTTGGACATGATATTTGGTATGGAGATGGGTTGAGTCCTGAGAAAAAacatttagaattttttttatcccAGAAATCAACTCTTAAAAGGGTGAAAAAAGGTCCAAAGCTGTGTATTGAGAACGAGTACTTTTTTGAGTGGGGAGCTTGAAACCTGAGATATATACTCGTAAAGGCATTAacgttaattaaaatttgaattaaatttttcGAAATTTACCCTCGAGGGGTTCAAAAGGGGATAGAAGTTTCTATTAGGAACGACATTTTTTCTAACGAGAGACTTGCAGCTTAGTAgaaatacattttatcaaaatataaaatgtattttgcgGGAGGAGGAACCTTAAGCGAGGTGAGATTAATATAAAGTTTCCAGTCTTTCACTATAAGAAATATTCGTTCCAGATATTACATTTAAGGTACCTCcgcccgcaaaataccgtaaaactaagttactctgaacaattttttttatattaaatattacactttCTGAGCAGAAAAAATGTATAACAATTTAAAAGATATGAGCAATGATATGGTTTCTGGAAatctatattaatttaaataagtgaagaaaaaaaatcttgaagtcaccccgtatttctttcagttgtatccttattactacagcaacttttatcgaaaatatatgaaactttacaatAGTTCGCACGAAACACTATacaatgatttggttttcttgcttttttcaaattcataaaactatgcctcaatttctaaaaaaataagccAAAATCCCTAGCCTAGCCAAAAGTCTAGGTTCCTACCAATACCCCGCTCTCGTCCATATAGTCAATGCGGGGCAAGTCATGTTGCTAGACAGACTTGTGCTGCGTTGCGCCCGCGAGCAAGTGAAATTCTATATCGAACGCATAGCGCGCTAATAAATAATGCGCACTCGATattttgcagcgggtggtgctagtgcggtgaggggtataagaAGTCGTTGGCGTCGGATGCAGCCTTAAACCggtttagatgaaatttggtatggatatattTTGAGTCCCGGGAAAGGACATAGGGCACGCTCAAAGGGTTGAAAGGAGATTAAATGTTATACACGGAACTAATATTTCTTAACTGAAGAAAGACTGAACGTTATATTATGTAGAAGATTTTTCTTCAGGGtacagaaaaataattaattgatggttattgaaaacataaatttcaaaaatgctAAAATCCTTCCAATAATGAGTTTCAAAGGCAGGTAAAATTACGACGTAAGAAAGAGATATGTGACCGTATGAGTAAGTCATAATATGATTTGTAGAGATTCTTCTTAATCTATTAGACACGTAcctaattctgaaataaatttacactaggggttctgatgtAACATGAGTGTGCGGCAAACGCATCGCGTTTAACGCTGGTTTATCgcataaattataaaacaaccGCACGTTTTATGCCCGTCATATTAACAGCCGTCAAAGTGTTAAATTCCGTCCATGCTAAGTTTTTATCCATTCGACAGTGGCATTGTACGGTAGCGACTTACCTACCTTCTTCACATTCCATATTTACGCAAAccgcgggcaaaagctagtaattaataaatacatgtacgcgtcaatataaatatatgtatccACTTTATTTCTTCATTACTTATAGGAGTTATAGGTCATTATCTATTCGATATTATATACCTTCAGTTCGCCATTAGTGTGTCAAGTGAGACTAGAAATTATGTAtttgcgattttgctcactgttttaagaagaaaattacccttgttccagctgctaacgtgaaaattttatttctgtattatttAAGATGCTTTTATGTAATTTCAAATACGACGCATgttattaatgaataaataaaatgaaatgaaatgaatgaatagTCCAATGAcctgtttgattttatttcacaaatccTACTGCTCCAAATTTATTCTTTCCAtataaatcaatttaaatttcatgtaaGTCAGACACATTTTATTAGTACCATTTTATTAGGAACCTTTGGGACGCGAGTCCGACCTAGCACACGGCCGGTGTTCTAATTATTATATTCCATTTTTACTCGTCTGCGTCAGAAGGAGGATACtcgtaatgtttttcgagcgtattatatgtatgtatgtatgtatgtctgtccATTTCTTTGGCACGCCTAGCCCAAACGGCTGGGCGGTTTTTGACATATGAGGTGTCGTTGATTTCGTCAGAATTGTGGCAGTGTCATAAAAATTTGGAAAATGGCGCCAGTATATAAAGGGGGGGGGAGgcttgtcaaaaaaaaaagaacatttgaaaaatatatgtagcactcgagttttatatttttataattaatttacttcCATTACCTGTtaacttttgtatgagttctacacTTCCTGCTACTACTAAGGATGTCTGAAatagatcgctttttagcgataagaccgcctgttgttacctgtttctattttcctttaaaatttatttgtactttTACTCGTATTACAGtatgtaaaatatgtaattgtTAATGCAGTAAAAAATGTTTACTGACTTACTTAAtagtacttttttatttcatttagcaCTGAATTAAATGACTGGCAACAGTGTCATAACaatagatatttattatttgggaTACACCTAAGGCAAATATACATTATAACAGTTTAATGTTCGCGTAACTACATAAAAAACCAACAACTGGGATGTAGATGCgatcattataattttatttatcaaggATATCCGAGTAATTTCTGTCATTAATTatgtgtaattttatattatcacTAAGTTTTTCCTTGCACTAACCTCTATTTTGTTCTGATGTACTTGCTTGCAAGGAAAACATATATGGAGACTGCCAGGGCTAAGGTGTCTAGTATGAAACTGCTCTTAATGGAAATATGCAGTTTCTTTACAGGTTTAATTGTcttatatattatttgtatttcagTAACCATTTTATCTTAAAGCgttattatttttgcattttattttactaattatataaaatatacaataatgaaAAACACCGATAAATCAATATGCGGATGTACGTATATTACACACAATTCTAAAGGGAAAATACACATTATTTTGTGTGAAAACAAATTTCTCATATAACCGACCAGTTCAaagttgactggaagagattccTTACACGTTTCACCTTTGCGCCTCaatttctgtaatttttttgtgaACTTGTGTTGTCTACAATAAAGCGATTACTCCTAGGTACAGGAGTGTACTACATTTACAACGAAATTATCCTTACAAAAACCTTGTCAATCTGCAAAAAAAAcaggttatatttatttgaagaAAAGCATGGCAGGACTAACTGCGGCAATATGAGGAATAAATGATCACAAGCCTTACAAcatgtacagcgccatctatctgcATTTTATTTAGACAGAACCATGAAATGGCTTTAGTCTTCAGACTTTCACGTCTAATACAATCGAATAATGTTGTGTCGTGATACATACGTgcctacatatttttttatagcaaACTTGGTTTAGCGCACAATGTACAGTTGTaatgaataatcctttcccgtCGTATTTTCgcgaaaaaatattaacgtcctATCATCAGGGCCACTTTATTCCAGTCAGTTGCAATACATAAAGTACTGAGGCTGACTGAAgcagcatgacaaatacgaaagtttccgagaaaatacgatgggataAGATTTTTCACTACATTTTTAATGCGTCGATTTGTATCGCGATAGTCATAAAAGTAGGCAGTGCTTAAGCTAAGCGCCTAAATAAAACCTCACCGCTAACACAAGAAAGTAAATTATGACACTTGATGCGTGCGTAGGAGTTAGTTTCATATTATGATCATGAATCTAGATTTTGAATGTGTGTACATTTAAGCAGCTTAACTTACCTACTAAAATCaagcatataaaatataataagtacagtcaagtataaaaatatgggtctacacaacttactcaaaaatatgtcccatagctcaccgacataagagctatgggacttatttttgagcaacttgtgtgttgtgtgcacccatatttttacacttgactgtacattattGTGGAAGCTCGGATAAAAGTTAGGTATCAAGATAATTACATTTTcaccataaataaattaataaaataacacttctAATGTGTATTTACCatagtaaataaattagaaaagtAACACTTCCAATGTGTCTGGATTAGTGTTGTTCATGATTATTCCAAATTTTAgtagttttcgagatatttagcaacgtgacagacggacggacagagtcgcacaaTAAAAACTGTTTAACTAGTAAATCTGTATAATTTCCCATACTTGTAGATATAATATCTGTACTACTTGTAAATctagggaagagcggtgcctcccaacacaagcattgtttttcttaccgggcggctccatcccctgcatcacaaaaatgtatattattagaAAATGaacaattttgtatttgtataatggtttcttttgtaccttttaggtacggaaccctaaaaagacttgAAATACCTTGCAATAGTTGCAATAGTAGGGTTTTTCGGAAGACAATGGTATTAATGAAAAGATTTTTACATATTATGAGGTAAGTATATTAAgacttttagatttttaattattatgtataagaaATTTGGAACGAAAACCAAATCCCATATAAAGTTTTAAAAGCTTAGGAGTTAATTCTATTATAAGAATAAGCTATGGTTAatgtacatcaaattgtgtaaaactaTATTCTATAATCTTAAtaatcaatatccagagaggaaaatgggaactctGGTTGTCTGGAGAAGCGTTTTAAGCGTTCCTCCATTTCCTCTTAATTCATTttcgcaaaataaataaaatatactttccACCAACGCCATAtacatatttgacgaccggtttggcctagtggatagtgaccctgcctacgaagctgatggtcccgggttcaaatcctggtaagggcacttattcgtgtgatgagcatggatatttgttcctgagtcatgggtgttttctatgtatttaagtatttataaatatttatatattatatatatcgttgtctaagtaccctcaacacaagccttattgagcttactgtgggacttagtcaatttgtgtaataatgtcccataatatttatatttatatacaggcTGACCGTAGCCATTGGATAAACCCTGAAaacccacgtagggttacttttcaggaatgctctgacgttaatatttttttaattagaacaatagataaaaaaattctaacaaaagttatttgcaataatcgacaacaaaaagaaacactgtgttaatctttggcagtgtttttgacaatttgttcgaaatatttgataatgatgacatttttcaaaagtcagaagcttattagtgtcttaaattaataagataatcaaaaaggtcgaaaaaggttccatactattctttgaggatattacatTAGGAGCTTCTAACACACAGGCtgttccaaagtaaaaaatggtaatttgttaatttcttcgaaaccgctacaccggttgttatgatactttgtacactggttctaaataccctaatgcatatgtacatttcggctttgtccaatggctaggcaCACACTGTGTAGTCTGTCAAGGCATTCGTCAGTCGACAAAAgctgcaaatttaaaaaaaataagcgtGAATGGTCATCGTCTCAAAAACAATTGAATTTCGCACCTtgttctactgacaaacttgtttgaccggctgtacctacttatatttaccTTTTTTATGGAAATCGTTGGTACCAccaccaccttacagaaaaccgcagccaaataacacttgaccctactcatagtgttgtgttcctgccggtgagtaaggttgccagagctcaacgagggggggtggggttagggtcggcaacgcgcatgtaacgcctctggagttgcaggtgtacataggctacggagactgcttaccatccggcaggccgtatgcttgtttgccaccgtcgtagtataaaaaaaaaaatacgggtaACCTGATACCCGTTCCTAAGCGCTAACCTATTGAAGGGGTAtggattataaattataacgcttatgccattttcaactATCTCTTCGTAAAAATAGAatgaaatattacttatttatgtttaaagtgaaAGACTGGGTGTCATAAtttttgaattaggaagggGATACCCTTTCGTTTCGTATCTCTGAAAGGGAAACCCTTTCCTAGAGCTAAGTCAAATGAACGGGTAAGCAAATCAAAAGGAAAGCCAATCGTTGGGGTTATTCGATAAACAACTAAGCCATTTGGAGGTTTTTTCTGGGAAGGGGTGGACGGGTCTCTGTTTGACAGTTGGCTTCCCCATTTCAAAACTTGTTTTTCCTGTCTGGGATCAGATTACAAACGATTATTTATGATTGACTTAGGTTCTTGTTGTCTCCTAAAATTGAGTACTTACCGCTCGGACAGTTATTGTTCgggtcaataaataaatagacatGTCGCTTGATGGCATTTGTTTATTTGGTTTACAACATTCTGTGTTTCTGTGAAATATACATAAGAATATTCTTGCTATATTCCAATGTATACTTACCTTAATATATTTTCtacttaaaaatacaaaataaattacgtGTTTTGTTCATACCTAATCAATGCTtgattatttacatacaaataataagtgTCAATAAATAGTTAGATACTAACTTACTATTACAGTATACatggtgttactttaccgcacttgtgcgataattagcacattacgtgaTTCAAAAATGTGTACTGTgaaacgtacgatacatgtgcgaataggtaattcgaaatTCGTGTCAATTaaagtcaatttaaaacacacccTTCGGTCGAgatttaatttatcgtcactcgttgcgtatttcctatttttcgcacttgtatcgtaatatactatttcATCACAGTTGTGGTAAGGAAGTCGTCCGCCCTTGTAATGTTTCCTCCACATTTTTACTATACTTCTCCCCAGGGAGTTATTCTTATTAGGTACcccgttttttgtttttgttattaccCCGTAAACAAAATGGCcgaatgatttatttatcattctttaattgtaatttatttatttaaaaatgtaacttCTTTGAATGTTTGTTGTTCGTAACCCGAATGTGTAGTGTTAAATGTCAATTGAGAATAAACGATTATATTATCCAAATAGATATTTCAGCGTGTAGaacatacgagtatatgaaTAACGACATAATATCGTAATCTTGCTCTACAAGAATATTACATACCAAACCAAACATCGTCAGAATTAAAAGTGATTTTTCAGCTGTCTTTATCTTGACCAAATATGATAAAAACATGTAACTTGGATGGTAGCAAGAACTCCAACTTTTTAATccatttggcaaaaaaaatcgCCGTTTTTAATTGGATATTAATCTGCAATTATGTATTACGTCTGTTCTAGTCCGTCTCGTCAGTTCATATAATTGACCTTTCCATAGTTACATCCTTACATCAGGGTGCGTagctaacatgccaatcgtatccgctccgtagcgaacgaaacgcaactgtcactctgtcactgtcgcactaatatggaagagtgatagacagacacaaagcgtttccttgtcgtagcgcaagcgattTTCACCTTGACTAATAGGCACCCTGAaatctaaaactaaatataacgCCTCCACTGGATTTGGaaagtacctactcgtatcaGATCATTATTGCCGCGAGTGCAGAGCAGGCGTCAAAAAAAGATTTAAGTAGTAAGTCGATTTGTAGTATCGTACAGTCAAGTTAACAATCATCTTTACATGCCATTGACCAAAATATTTACACCACTAACAATAAGGACctctaaatatattattctcAAAAATGGACGGCAAAGTCGACTTTGCCGGTTAAAAAATAGGTCGCGAAGTCATGTCAAAACGATTTCGGGTCTGCAATGTTGCATAGAAATTCCATTATTAGTCAAGTTTCAAACTtgaaaaaaagttgaaatgaCCATTAAACAGCCACAGCCACACCGATGATGATCAGTACTTATTATTATGTTGGTATCGCGACTATTTAGCTGTCTCAAATAGATTGGCGTAATTTCGTCAGAAAATAAActtcaatattttgatttaaaaaaataaaaaggtgtCAAAGCAAATCTTTTcagttgtttttatatttttctgttaaaatatttacctacGTAAAAGCGTTGCTTCTGTAAAacatttctattatatttatatttcttgcacCCTTTTTGAGATTAGCACTATGTGTGTCTCGGCTGGAAGGTTACTTGCTGGCTTCGGATTGAATTAAACGGACTCCCAAAAAAACGAATCCTCAGCCTGCAAGTAGCTACTTTTTTTACTTAAtcgtaaatatatgtatattgatacACGAGGACTAAATTTGTGTCTCTATTTTCCTATTTGGTGACTGTCCATGTGTCTTGGTCAAACCTATAGCGTAGCCCAAAACTCACAACGTATTTTTACGTGTGACTGGTCATTTCTAGGAGCTAACTTTACCAGTGAAACTCCGAAACCCCAAACCCAAATTGATCAGGTAAATCGAGTTTAAAGAAGTAAATTGTCATTGACAAACCCCCATGAGGTTTGATACAATTTTAGGCAGATCTAGGAGTGTTGAAGTCGAGGATTGTCGAGGTCTACACGTCGAAAAAAACCTCGCCCGGAGAATTTCAAATGGTCATGTTTTGACCTACTTATGATATGACTAAACATTCATATTAAATAAGTAGATATCGAAGAAAAGTTCCCAACAACCGTCTCACCCGAATTAACTTATAAGGCGTGTAACTTATATGCGTTATCATAACACATTTTAAATATAGATAATTTTCAAATTACCCATATTTTACCAAAGTATTTTTGCCTCGAAAGTCGTGACATAAAATTTGCTATAAAGATTTAACAGATGATAATGCCGGTCATCTCCATTTACCCCAATCTTCTTTGATCATATCTGCTGCTTTTTCTGCTATCATAAAAGTGGGGGCATTCGTATGCCCAGACGGTACTGCAGGCATCACACTGGCATCAACTAGTCTTAAATTTTGAATTCCGTGTACTCTTAGCCTAGCGTCGACTACAGCTGTCGGATCGTTCTCTGGTCCCATTTTGCAAGTGCCGCTCTGGTGGTAGATTGTAAACGTAAACATCCGCGCTTGACATGCAAAGTATGCATCGCTTCCAAAGGGACCATATTGTAAGCATTCTTCTATCGGTACGTCGTACATCTTTGTGTCCATTTTCCTCATCGAAGGTTGTCGCGCTATTTGGATACTAACTTTTATCCCTTCCACAATTTTCTGCAGATCTTCTGGATCGTCAAAATAATTTGGAATTAATAAAGGCGAAGCCTTAGGGTTTCTGCTCTGTAGCATCACCCTACCGCGCGATTTCGGCCTCATTAACATGGGAAATACCATGAAAGTCTCGGCTCTGCCAAGCGGACCATAGGTGTCTGTAAATATTTGATCGTCAAAACCAAAGTTTCTGCGTAGCAAAGGGTCTGAATTTAGTCCACCGGTTATAAATAACAGCTCCATATCGGGCCATCCCGTAGTATTGAACTTATCCTTCAAATCCATGAAAATCAGAGCTTCGCACCCTCCGGGTATGGATAGTGGCCCCTTATGTGTTCTCATCCATTTAAAAACCACATCtaaatgattaaatatataCTCTGTAGATATAGATACGTTTTGTGGCCGGACTACGTACTGTACCCCTCCAGCGGCGATATGGTCCATCAAGTTGTAACCAACTGCTAGATCTTTTATTACAGGTATTTTCATTTCTTCCAAATGACTTCTTGGTCCTATTCCTGATAACATCAGCAATTGAGGCGTGTTAAGGGCTCCGGCCGATAAGATTACTTCTTTTTTcgcaaatattttgtatttcatatTATGTTTTTCTAATTCTATACCTATTACTTTGGCTTTGCTGTCATCTAAAATCAGTTTCGTCACTAGACTTCCTTTTGATAGGTGAAgattttttcttccgttaatagGGTGCAAGTAGGCCCGACTGGAACTGTGGCGTGTTCCATTTTTCATAGACAGCTGCAAAAACGATACTGCGGCTGGAGTAGGGCCATTATAATCGCCATATTTGAAACCTAACTCTTGAGCTCCTTTTACCCATGCTTTTCCTTTTGTAGTACGAAAAGGCGCATGTTCAATGTTAACGTGGCCACCCTGTTCGTGATATTTGGGGTCGTTAAATGAACGTATGTTGAAGTTTTCAACTTTTTTGAAATAGGGAAGTACGTCGTCCCATCCCCAGCCTTCGTTGCCCATCGCTTTCCAGTTGTCGTAGTCGTAGGGTGATCCCCTGGTGTAAATCATGTAATTTAGCACACTGGAGCCTCCCACTACTTTTCCGCGGGGCCAGTTGCATTGTTTGTTCTCAAATCCGGCGCAGTACCTTGACGACGCTTTTGTTTTATACTTCCAGTTGGCGGATGAGAACTGCAGGTAGTTAGCGACCAGCGGAATGTCCATGATAAAGTTTTCGTTCACTCCGGCCTCCACTAGTAAAACTTTCCATTCTTTAACTTCAGTGAGCCTGTTAGCTAAGACGCAGCCTGCAGTTCCAGCGCCGACGATGATGTAGTCGTACTCCTGGAGCAGCTCGGTTTGGTCGGGGGGCTCGTTGTCGTACTGGTGGCCGCCCTCGTTCAGGAAGTTGGCCAAAGAGGTGACTGGGTTCATGAGCTGGCCATCCGCAGCGGAAGCGGCGAAAATAATCCATAGTGCTGCCGCGATCGGCGCGTGCTGATGTTTCATCTGAAACGAATACAAGacattattaattacattatctCTGAACTCATTGACAATTCAGTTTTATGGCTTTGACAATAAACTGCTAAAAAACCTTTCAAATAGCtgcaaatgataaaaatactgGCCTAGTCTAATCGTCTATGTAACATGAGTTGATAGTTGTTACCTAggtatacctaatataaaaccGCCTTCATGAACATCATTATTAATACGACGTCAAGCTTCTGTTTAGGTTGTCTATGCGGACTATCTCTAATTTGTACTAAGTAATTACAGCATACACGCGCACAGATACGCCTGGCTGAGTGTCAAGTGCAATGTGTACCTTCAAACGATGCAAGTGATGCCTAATATAAGGTTTAGAGAGCAACCTTGCTAACTAAGTG
Proteins encoded:
- the LOC133529266 gene encoding glucose dehydrogenase [FAD, quinone]-like isoform X1 gives rise to the protein MHHLSDSLRNAARPSLRHMKHQHAPIAAALWIIFAASAADGQLMNPVTSLANFLNEGGHQYDNEPPDQTELLQEYDYIIVGAGTAGCVLANRLTEVKEWKVLLVEAGVNENFIMDIPLVANYLQFSSANWKYKTKASSRYCAGFENKQCNWPRGKVVGGSSVLNYMIYTRGSPYDYDNWKAMGNEGWGWDDVLPYFKKVENFNIRSFNDPKYHEQGGHVNIEHAPFRTTKGKAWVKGAQELGFKYGDYNGPTPAAVSFLQLSMKNGTRHSSSRAYLHPINGRKNLHLSKGSLVTKLILDDSKAKVIGIELEKHNMKYKIFAKKEVILSAGALNTPQLLMLSGIGPRSHLEEMKIPVIKDLAVGYNLMDHIAAGGVQYVVRPQNVSISTEYIFNHLDVVFKWMRTHKGPLSIPGGCEALIFMDLKDKFNTTGWPDMELLFITGGLNSDPLLRRNFGFDDQIFTDTYGPLGRAETFMVFPMLMRPKSRGRVMLQSRNPKASPLLIPNYFDDPEDLQKIVEGIKVSIQIARQPSMRKMDTKMYDVPIEECLQYGPFGSDAYFACQARMFTFTIYHQSGTCKMGPENDPTAVVDARLRVHGIQNLRLVDASVMPAVPSGHTNAPTFMIAEKAADMIKEDWGKWR
- the LOC133529266 gene encoding glucose dehydrogenase [FAD, quinone]-like isoform X2, encoding MKHQHAPIAAALWIIFAASAADGQLMNPVTSLANFLNEGGHQYDNEPPDQTELLQEYDYIIVGAGTAGCVLANRLTEVKEWKVLLVEAGVNENFIMDIPLVANYLQFSSANWKYKTKASSRYCAGFENKQCNWPRGKVVGGSSVLNYMIYTRGSPYDYDNWKAMGNEGWGWDDVLPYFKKVENFNIRSFNDPKYHEQGGHVNIEHAPFRTTKGKAWVKGAQELGFKYGDYNGPTPAAVSFLQLSMKNGTRHSSSRAYLHPINGRKNLHLSKGSLVTKLILDDSKAKVIGIELEKHNMKYKIFAKKEVILSAGALNTPQLLMLSGIGPRSHLEEMKIPVIKDLAVGYNLMDHIAAGGVQYVVRPQNVSISTEYIFNHLDVVFKWMRTHKGPLSIPGGCEALIFMDLKDKFNTTGWPDMELLFITGGLNSDPLLRRNFGFDDQIFTDTYGPLGRAETFMVFPMLMRPKSRGRVMLQSRNPKASPLLIPNYFDDPEDLQKIVEGIKVSIQIARQPSMRKMDTKMYDVPIEECLQYGPFGSDAYFACQARMFTFTIYHQSGTCKMGPENDPTAVVDARLRVHGIQNLRLVDASVMPAVPSGHTNAPTFMIAEKAADMIKEDWGKWR